The Aeromonas veronii genome includes the window CCTTGCTGGCGGCATCGCTCACTTCCTGGGAGCGGATGGTGCGGGAGACATCCTCCCCTTCCAGCACGACCTTGACCTGTTCACCCTCGACCTGGAACTGCACGTCCAGATTGGCGGCAAGGGGCACCAGGGCGGCTTCGGCGTCGAGTTCCACGTCGTGATGCAGGGCGGCCAGCGCCAATACCCGGTAGATGGCACCGGAGTCGAGCAGGTGCCAGCCCAGCTTCTCCGCCAGCAACTGACACAGGGTGCCTTTACCGGCACCACTTGGGCCATCGATTGTCATCACGGGGGCCATCTGAGGCATAATTTTTCTCCTGCGCATGCGGCATGTCGATGATTTGCACGCATCCCTGGCGGGATGGGGTAATGGGCGCCGATTATACCCGAATGCGGGGTCGCTGGCAGTTGTCGGCATGCAGATATGCACAAAACTCGTCGCGATTGCGCCAATTATGAACAATCCAGCATGCCACTGTGCTGTGCAAGGTTTTGTTCTTATGGTTGTTCTGGGTGAGGCGCGCTAAACTGGCCGCCTTTTTTCAGCAGCTGTAGTCAGGAGCAACCCTATGAGCAGCATTACTCTCGTGGCCAAATCCAAGTTGCCGACCCCCTGGGGCACCTTCACGCTGGTTGGCTTTCAGGAAACCGGCACCGGCAAGGATCACGCCGCCCTGGTGATGGGGGATATCGCAGACGGTGAACCCGTGCTCGGGCGCATCCATTCCGAGTGCCTGACCGGGGATGCCCTGTTCAGCCTGCGCTGTGATTGTGGTTTCCAGCTGCAGGCCGCCCTGCAGAACATCGCCAAAGCCGGTCGCGGCGTCCTCTTGTATGTCCGCCAGGAAGGTCGCGGCATCGGCCTGCTCAACAAGATCCGGGCCTATCATCTGCAGGATCAGGGCGCCGACACCGTCGAGGCCAACGTGGCGCTGGGTTTTGCCGCCGACATGCGCGACTACACCATCTGCGCCGATATGCTGAAGGCCCTGGAGGTCAAGAGCCTGCGTCTGATGACCAACAACCCGCGTAAACTCAAGGCCATGGAGAGCTTCGGCATTCCGGTGGCGGAGCGGGTTCCCCTGCAGGAGGGGCGCAATCCCCACAACGAATTCTACCTCTCCACCAAGGCGAACAAGCTGGATCACCTGTTCAAGAAATAGTGTTTCTGCTCTGCCGACCCTTGTAAAACGCCTCCCACAGGAGGCGTTTTTATTTGTGAAAATCACATTTTACAAAACGCCACGCTGCCTACCTTGCCTGTGACAGCAGAAAATCTCTCAGTGCCCGGTTGGCCATGGAGAGGGGATCCCCCCGTCGCCAGGCCACGCAGAGATCGAGGAAAATGGGCGGCTCGAAGGGGACGCCGGTCAGGGCCGTTTCATCGTCCAGCGCCATGCGCAGGAAGGTGGTCACCGCAAACCCCTGGCGCACCACCGCCTTGAGCAAGGGGATGAGGTTGCTCTCGAACGCGATATTGGGTTCGAGCCCCAGCCCCTGGGCCAGTGCCTCCATGTGCTCGCGGTGATAGAAGCCGCGCCTGAACATGGCGAGCTCCTGCGCGAAGAATTGTGGCAAGGACACACCTCTCGCCTGGCGCAGGGGATGCTCCTCCCCCACCACCATCAGCATCTCTTCTCGCAGCAGCTGGGCCCCCTCGAGCCCGGGGGGCAGATCGCTGGTGATGAGGATGGCCAAGTCCAGGCTGCCATCCACCATGCGGCTGAGCAGCTCACGGGTCCCCGCCTCCTCCACCCGGATCTTGAGGCCGGGATAGCGGTGCTTGAACGCCATCAGGATGGGGGGAAAGTAGTAGGAGCCCATCATGTAGGGGATGCCGATGCGCACCTCCCCCCGCTCCAGCCCCTTGAGCTCCGCCATCTCCGCCTCGGCCTGGTGCATCTGCAGCAGCAGGCGCTCGGCATGGCGGCAGAGCACCTCCCCCTCCGGAGTGAGGCGCACGTTGCGATCCTGACGGTCGAACAGGCGCAGCTCGAGCTGGCTCTCCAGCTTGGCGATGGCCATGCTGACCGCGGGCTGCGCCACGTGCAAGGCGCTGGCGGCCCGGGTGAAGGAGCCGGCGTCCCGTACCGCCAGCAGATAACCGAGCTGTTTCAGATCCATATCAATTTTATTTATTAGATTGATAACATAAATATATTATATTTATATCAAGCGGCGCACTAGTCTGCGGGATATATCGCAGATAACTCTGCAAAAAATGCAGTCAGGACAACCGCATATGATCGAAATCGGCAGCCGTGAGTGGATACGCGCCACCTTGGCCCTGAGTCTGGGCTCCTTCCTGGTGTTCCTCAATCTTTATCAGACCCACCCTCTGCTTCCCCTGCTGTCTCAGGTCTTCTCCGTCAGCTCCCTCTCCGCCGGCTGGACCCTGGCGGGCTGTACCGCCGGGCTCGCTGCCTCGCTGCTGCTGTGCGCCCGGCTCGCGGATCGCTTCGGTCGCCGCCGCATCATGTTGTGGACACTGACCGGCGCCATCCTGCTCTCCTTGCTCATTCCGCTGGTGACCGACTTCGACATGCTGGTGGCCCTGCGCATCCTGCAGGGCGTCTTGCTGGCCGGGCTGCCCGCCACCGCCATCGCCTACATGGGGGAAGAGTTCAGCAAGCGAGCCCTGCTCTCCGCGGTCGGGGTCTATATTGCCGCCAACTCACTC containing:
- the ribA gene encoding GTP cyclohydrolase II, which codes for MSSITLVAKSKLPTPWGTFTLVGFQETGTGKDHAALVMGDIADGEPVLGRIHSECLTGDALFSLRCDCGFQLQAALQNIAKAGRGVLLYVRQEGRGIGLLNKIRAYHLQDQGADTVEANVALGFAADMRDYTICADMLKALEVKSLRLMTNNPRKLKAMESFGIPVAERVPLQEGRNPHNEFYLSTKANKLDHLFKK
- a CDS encoding LysR family transcriptional regulator; its protein translation is MDLKQLGYLLAVRDAGSFTRAASALHVAQPAVSMAIAKLESQLELRLFDRQDRNVRLTPEGEVLCRHAERLLLQMHQAEAEMAELKGLERGEVRIGIPYMMGSYYFPPILMAFKHRYPGLKIRVEEAGTRELLSRMVDGSLDLAILITSDLPPGLEGAQLLREEMLMVVGEEHPLRQARGVSLPQFFAQELAMFRRGFYHREHMEALAQGLGLEPNIAFESNLIPLLKAVVRQGFAVTTFLRMALDDETALTGVPFEPPIFLDLCVAWRRGDPLSMANRALRDFLLSQAR